One genomic window of Corynebacterium diphtheriae includes the following:
- a CDS encoding trimeric intracellular cation channel family protein, whose amino-acid sequence MITRVHSVDPHILTMYQTFDLIGVVLNGVIGGTIARQRNYDAVGFVFLALFSALGGGMLRDVLMQRGTAAAIADSRYLALAIAGAVLALVINFQGRAWEIFKSTGDAIILGVWAVTGCVKALSFGMPLTSAVFMGVLTAVGGGMIRDICTGQVPGIFGGGPLYAVPALVSSVTMVGFYALEHNALGMIISPILGSGLAIIAYWRGWILFRSTEWAPVNMTAAQVAALVRRSERRGFRRGRKARQPITGEFPVQSGE is encoded by the coding sequence ATGATTACCCGCGTGCATTCAGTAGATCCCCATATCCTGACGATGTATCAGACCTTTGATCTCATTGGCGTCGTGCTCAATGGCGTGATTGGTGGGACCATTGCGCGACAACGAAACTATGATGCGGTCGGCTTTGTCTTCCTTGCGCTGTTTTCCGCCCTAGGAGGCGGTATGCTTCGCGACGTCCTCATGCAACGCGGTACTGCTGCTGCCATCGCCGATTCGCGCTATTTGGCACTAGCAATTGCAGGTGCAGTACTTGCCTTGGTGATTAACTTTCAGGGCCGTGCGTGGGAGATTTTTAAATCTACGGGCGATGCCATCATTTTGGGCGTGTGGGCTGTGACTGGGTGTGTGAAAGCACTGAGCTTTGGCATGCCACTGACAAGCGCGGTATTCATGGGTGTGCTGACAGCCGTAGGCGGCGGAATGATTCGCGATATCTGTACCGGACAAGTACCGGGCATTTTTGGTGGTGGCCCGCTCTATGCCGTGCCTGCGCTGGTTTCAAGCGTAACAATGGTGGGATTTTATGCCCTCGAGCACAACGCGCTGGGGATGATTATTTCGCCGATTCTAGGTAGTGGGCTCGCCATCATTGCATATTGGCGTGGCTGGATTCTATTCCGCAGCACCGAGTGGGCACCAGTCAATATGACTGCGGCTCAGGTGGCAGCCTTGGTGCGCAGATCGGAACGACGTGGTTTTAGGCGCGGGCGAAAGGCTCGCCAGCCGATAACCGGCGAATTCCCCGTACAATCGGGAGAATGA
- a CDS encoding HAD-IIA family hydrolase has product MTVSYLSDMDGVLIKEGDMIPGADVFLKRLKDNDINFMVLTNNSIHTPRDLSARLRATGLDIPEDRIWTSAKATATFLAQQTKHGTAYAVGESGLTTELHESGWILTDSSPDFVVLGETRTYSFEAITTAINLIREGARFICTNPDVTGPAPKGILPATGAVAQLITAATGKNPYFVGKPNPVMMRTALNNIKAHSESTVMIGDRMDTDVRCGLEAGMRTILVRSGISDDAEVDKYPFRPTRIVNSIADLADCILDPFGDGHYADSEPR; this is encoded by the coding sequence ATGACAGTTTCTTACCTTAGCGACATGGATGGTGTCCTCATCAAAGAGGGCGACATGATTCCTGGTGCCGATGTCTTTTTAAAACGCCTCAAAGATAACGACATCAACTTCATGGTGTTAACCAATAACTCGATCCACACCCCACGAGATCTATCTGCTCGCTTGCGCGCTACCGGACTCGACATCCCCGAAGACCGCATTTGGACATCGGCCAAGGCGACAGCAACATTTTTAGCGCAACAAACGAAGCACGGAACTGCCTATGCCGTAGGAGAATCTGGGTTAACCACAGAGTTACATGAATCCGGTTGGATTTTGACCGACTCTTCCCCTGACTTCGTTGTATTAGGCGAAACCCGTACGTATTCTTTCGAAGCAATCACTACAGCCATCAATCTCATTCGTGAGGGTGCTCGTTTCATCTGCACTAACCCAGACGTCACAGGCCCTGCCCCCAAAGGAATTTTGCCTGCGACGGGTGCTGTAGCTCAGTTGATTACCGCAGCGACCGGTAAGAACCCTTACTTTGTGGGTAAACCAAACCCCGTGATGATGCGTACCGCATTGAACAATATCAAGGCTCACTCAGAATCAACGGTGATGATTGGTGACCGCATGGACACGGATGTGCGCTGCGGACTTGAAGCCGGTATGCGCACTATCTTGGTACGCTCCGGCATCTCCGACGACGCTGAAGTAGACAAGTATCCGTTCCGTCCAACGCGCATCGTCAACTCGATCGCCGACCTAGCGGATTGCATCCTCGATCCCTTCGGCGACGGCCATTACGCCGACTCCGAACCGCGTTAA
- a CDS encoding neocarzinostatin apoprotein domain-containing protein, with translation MTHRIRRSLTTAAAVLALGAAISACSPPHQVDSDTKVDTATSAKVAQPSAASESAMAAPSDDKNAEIKASATENLTNGQNITVELSGLNPEVGYYAAICNAATPTGAPAPLCTGQHADTSAQAWIKADGTGTTALNSDGTATVNLTAAATGQGVNCRTDKCVIKVFGDHTEGFRDVTEVPVTFAS, from the coding sequence ATGACTCACCGCATTCGTCGTTCCCTCACCACCGCAGCTGCTGTTTTGGCTCTCGGGGCTGCAATTTCTGCTTGCTCTCCCCCACACCAAGTTGATTCGGACACCAAGGTAGATACCGCTACCAGCGCCAAGGTTGCTCAGCCTTCTGCAGCTTCTGAATCTGCTATGGCTGCTCCTAGCGACGACAAGAATGCCGAGATTAAGGCTTCCGCTACCGAGAACCTCACCAATGGCCAAAACATCACTGTAGAGCTTTCTGGCCTGAACCCAGAGGTTGGGTACTACGCCGCTATTTGTAACGCCGCTACGCCAACTGGTGCTCCAGCACCTCTATGCACCGGACAGCACGCAGACACTTCCGCACAGGCGTGGATCAAGGCTGACGGCACGGGCACCACCGCACTTAACTCCGATGGCACTGCTACGGTGAACTTGACCGCTGCAGCTACCGGTCAGGGTGTTAACTGCAGGACCGATAAGTGTGTAATCAAGGTCTTTGGCGATCACACTGAAGGTTTCCGCGATGTGACCGAGGTTCCTGTCACCTTCGCTTCTTAA
- a CDS encoding serine hydrolase domain-containing protein: protein MNYLERLVESWPVEQCSAAVVTSDAVTTAGDGNIRYELASVTKLLSTYAVLIAVEEGAFALDTPCGPEGATVRHLLAHASGVGFRSTDACKVPEQRRIYSSYGFELLADAIAHEADMPFAQYLDEAVCQPLGMTHTQLWGSAGHESYSTVNDLVLFAREILQPSLIAQETLVQACTVQFPELHGIVPGYGMYKPCPWGLGFEIKGEKNPHWTAAVMPHTTVGHFGQAGTYLWVDRESQRAMVALTNRSFGDWAKPLWAETNAGVWEHLDQLNL, encoded by the coding sequence ATGAACTACCTTGAGCGTTTGGTTGAGTCGTGGCCTGTAGAACAGTGTTCTGCAGCTGTAGTGACATCTGATGCGGTGACTACCGCAGGCGATGGAAACATACGCTATGAACTCGCAAGCGTGACCAAACTCCTGTCTACCTATGCGGTGCTCATCGCCGTTGAGGAAGGCGCGTTTGCTCTCGATACTCCATGCGGACCCGAGGGTGCTACAGTGCGGCATTTACTTGCTCATGCGTCGGGTGTGGGCTTTCGGAGCACCGATGCGTGCAAGGTGCCGGAGCAGCGTCGGATCTATTCTTCCTATGGCTTTGAGCTTCTGGCCGACGCGATCGCTCATGAGGCCGATATGCCGTTTGCGCAGTATCTCGACGAGGCGGTGTGCCAGCCGCTAGGAATGACACATACTCAGCTGTGGGGTTCGGCTGGACATGAGAGCTATTCCACAGTCAACGACCTTGTGCTCTTCGCCCGTGAGATTTTGCAGCCATCATTGATCGCGCAAGAAACACTTGTTCAGGCATGTACTGTCCAATTCCCAGAGCTTCATGGGATCGTGCCAGGCTATGGCATGTATAAGCCGTGTCCTTGGGGGCTTGGATTTGAGATCAAGGGGGAGAAAAACCCGCACTGGACAGCCGCGGTCATGCCACACACCACCGTGGGGCATTTTGGCCAAGCAGGAACGTATTTGTGGGTAGATCGAGAATCTCAGCGTGCAATGGTTGCACTAACCAATCGTTCCTTCGGGGATTGGGCAAAGCCGCTGTGGGCTGAAACAAACGCTGGAGTGTGGGAACACCTCGATCAATTAAACCTCTAG